The Pedobacter frigiditerrae genomic sequence ACATCTTAAAGATAAATCCGATTGCTTGTTATTAATAGCTCTAACAGGTAATCATAATTAAAATAGAACATGAGCCAAAGAATCAGAATTAAATTAAAATCTTACGATTACAACTTAGTAGATAAATCTGCTGAGAAAATCGTTAAAACTGTTAAGCCTACGGGTGCAGTAGTTAGCGGACCAATCCCGTTGCCAACAGAAAAGAAAATCTTCACTGTTTTGCGTTCACCACACGTAAACAAAAAAGCACGTGAGCAATTTCAATTGTGTGCTTATAAACGTCTTTTAGATATTTATAGCTCTAACTCTAAAACTGTTGATGCATTGATGAAACTTGAATTACCTAGCGGTGTTGAAGTAGAAATCAAAGTTTAATGATTTTATAGTTAAACAAAAAAGGTCCTTGAAATTTTCAAGGACCTTTTTTTATGCAAAATGAATTTTTGTTACTCCCAACTCCCAACTATTTCCCTCTACTTTTTATTTCTTCAATAATATTGCGTTCATCTTGGAGCTCTCTAGCTAACTTTCTTTGCTGCTCATTTGATTTAACTTTGTAGGCTTGATATTCTGCTGAAATTTCGTCGTAAAGTTGTGTTCTATGTTTAGCTTCCAATATGTTTTTAGCAGATCTAGCTATAACTATAAATAATGCAATGGCAAGTACAAGGATTATGGACCAAACAATGATATTATAGGTTCCTTTTGTAAACGATATGCCTAAAAAGTTAATTTCGTCTATCTTAGCATTTGTGTTATTTAAGCTGGTTTCCTTACCGTCAACCTCAGTTTGTAGGGAAGCAATTGTTTTG encodes the following:
- the rpsJ gene encoding 30S ribosomal protein S10, giving the protein MSQRIRIKLKSYDYNLVDKSAEKIVKTVKPTGAVVSGPIPLPTEKKIFTVLRSPHVNKKAREQFQLCAYKRLLDIYSSNSKTVDALMKLELPSGVEVEIKV